Proteins encoded by one window of Chondromyces crocatus:
- a CDS encoding OmpA family protein produces MRSRYPLFGIFAALLSATACVPRYTQFHGETIVGVGEELNCPPPRPPPQRPRRRVTLGKERLEINEKIQFAVNQAVILPASSSLLDEIAQTLKEHPELPKIEVQGHSSSEGDRNKNKTLSQARAEAVVKALTDRGVKNEVLTPKGFGSENPVASNDTEEGREKNRRVEFVIVYPEGPGGPRGRRGGPEGRRPTDTEGATPRKDGAK; encoded by the coding sequence ATGCGTTCCCGTTACCCTCTCTTCGGGATCTTCGCTGCCCTGCTCTCGGCCACGGCCTGCGTACCTCGGTACACGCAGTTCCACGGAGAGACGATCGTGGGCGTCGGCGAAGAACTGAACTGTCCACCTCCAAGACCTCCGCCTCAGAGACCACGCCGGCGTGTGACCCTCGGGAAAGAGCGGCTGGAGATCAACGAGAAGATCCAGTTCGCCGTGAACCAGGCCGTGATCTTGCCGGCGTCTTCGTCGCTCCTCGACGAGATCGCACAGACGCTGAAAGAACACCCGGAGCTACCGAAGATCGAGGTTCAGGGTCATTCCAGCAGCGAGGGTGACCGGAACAAGAACAAGACCCTCTCGCAAGCACGCGCCGAGGCCGTGGTGAAAGCCCTGACCGATCGCGGTGTGAAAAACGAGGTGCTCACCCCCAAGGGCTTCGGCTCCGAGAACCCCGTCGCCAGCAACGACACCGAGGAGGGACGCGAGAAGAACCGCCGCGTCGAGTTCGTCATCGTCTACCCGGAAGGCCCTGGCGGTCCTCGGGGTCGGCGAGGTGGACCCGAAGGTCGGAGACCGACGGACACCGAAGGCGCTACGCCGCGAAAGGATGGTGCGAAATGA
- a CDS encoding efflux RND transporter periplasmic adaptor subunit yields MVRPTRCAAAALALFAATACTDPPPSEAPTSPREAPATLRAEARTLPRTRSYVGTLVAPHDATLSTTSGGRVEAYTFEVGKRVRAGDVLIRLGATELAFASQAAAASATQAAARIAGVKEPAELPGVLAARASLDIAEDAARRAAQLHTQGSMSEQELTRLRTHATAARAEYDVALSGAKAEFGRLRELQAMAGQARAALHDREIRAPFDGLVLERFVDLGQMAAPGTPLLRLVDASEILVRFEVPQFDAHEVVLGRRATVRLQGAPLSAEVARLTPGLVGDASTRRVEARLLDPPDGALLLGARLTVWLDTAENEELVEVPLSAITRTAGLSRAWVLMEGRLEERLLSVARIEGDRVLVRSGIRGGEEVVKEPLADFKRGEEVAL; encoded by the coding sequence ATGGTTCGACCGACACGATGCGCCGCTGCTGCGCTGGCGTTGTTCGCGGCCACCGCGTGCACCGATCCCCCCCCCAGCGAGGCACCGACGAGCCCACGCGAGGCCCCCGCCACCCTGCGCGCGGAGGCCCGGACCTTGCCCCGGACGCGGTCGTACGTCGGCACCCTCGTCGCCCCCCACGACGCCACCTTGTCGACGACGAGCGGCGGTCGGGTCGAGGCGTACACCTTCGAGGTGGGCAAGCGCGTCCGTGCGGGCGACGTCCTGATCCGGCTCGGCGCGACCGAGCTCGCCTTCGCCTCCCAGGCGGCTGCCGCGAGCGCCACCCAGGCCGCCGCGCGCATCGCCGGCGTGAAGGAGCCGGCCGAGCTGCCCGGCGTGCTCGCGGCCAGGGCCTCCCTCGACATCGCGGAGGACGCCGCACGCCGCGCCGCGCAGCTCCACACCCAGGGCTCGATGAGCGAGCAGGAGCTGACCCGCCTCCGCACCCACGCGACCGCCGCCAGGGCCGAGTACGACGTCGCCCTGTCCGGCGCGAAGGCCGAGTTCGGGAGGCTCCGGGAACTCCAGGCCATGGCGGGCCAGGCGCGCGCCGCTCTCCACGACCGAGAGATCCGCGCCCCCTTCGACGGCCTCGTCCTGGAGCGGTTCGTCGATCTCGGCCAGATGGCCGCGCCCGGCACCCCGCTGCTCCGCCTCGTCGACGCATCGGAGATCCTCGTGCGCTTCGAGGTCCCTCAGTTCGACGCGCACGAGGTGGTGCTCGGGCGGCGCGCCACCGTGCGGCTCCAGGGCGCGCCGCTGAGCGCCGAGGTCGCACGCCTCACCCCCGGCCTCGTCGGAGACGCCAGCACCCGACGGGTCGAAGCCAGGCTGCTCGACCCCCCCGACGGAGCGCTGCTCCTGGGCGCCCGCCTCACCGTCTGGCTCGACACCGCCGAGAACGAGGAGCTGGTCGAGGTCCCCCTCTCTGCCATCACGCGGACCGCGGGCCTCTCGCGCGCCTGGGTGCTCATGGAGGGGCGGCTCGAAGAGCGCCTCCTCTCCGTGGCGCGCATCGAAGGCGATCGCGTGCTCGTCCGCTCGGGCATCCGTGGTGGCGAGGAGGTGGTGAAAGAGCCGCTCGCCGACTTCAAGCGCGGGGAAGAGGTGGCCCTGTGA
- a CDS encoding SDR family NAD(P)-dependent oxidoreductase, translating into MLLKDKVIIVTGATSGIGAATAVEAARQGAKVVAASRRADRGEELVARIRSEGGHALFVRTDVTQEESLAALVQRTVHEYGRLDGAFNNAGTAGPFQRFDEVPHQEYLDLISVNLNAVFVSMKYEIQAMQKTGGGAIVNCASVLSMVGAPMMTAYVTSKHGIIGLTKGAALDAAASNIRVNAVLPGPVETEIWDHVKEGQALYAGFISGTILGRGARQEEIARPVLFLLSDWASYITGASLVIDGGYTIR; encoded by the coding sequence ATGTTGCTCAAAGACAAAGTCATCATCGTCACCGGCGCGACTTCGGGGATCGGCGCGGCGACCGCAGTGGAAGCGGCACGCCAGGGCGCGAAGGTCGTCGCCGCCAGCCGTCGCGCCGACCGGGGCGAGGAACTCGTCGCCCGCATCCGCTCGGAAGGGGGACACGCGCTGTTCGTGCGCACCGACGTCACACAAGAGGAGAGCCTCGCTGCGCTCGTCCAGCGCACCGTCCACGAGTACGGGCGGCTGGACGGCGCATTCAACAACGCCGGTACGGCAGGTCCATTCCAGCGGTTCGACGAGGTTCCCCACCAGGAGTACCTGGACTTGATCTCGGTCAACCTGAACGCCGTCTTCGTCAGCATGAAGTACGAGATCCAGGCCATGCAGAAGACGGGCGGAGGCGCGATCGTGAACTGCGCGTCAGTCCTGAGCATGGTGGGGGCGCCGATGATGACCGCGTACGTGACGTCCAAGCACGGGATCATCGGGCTGACCAAGGGGGCCGCTCTGGATGCGGCGGCGAGCAACATCCGGGTGAACGCGGTGCTGCCAGGGCCGGTGGAGACGGAGATCTGGGATCACGTGAAGGAAGGGCAGGCGCTCTATGCCGGGTTCATCAGCGGGACGATCCTGGGGCGTGGGGCGCGTCAGGAGGAGATCGCGCGCCCCGTGCTGTTCCTGCTGTCGGACTGGGCGTCCTACATCACCGGCGCGTCGCTCGTGATCGACGGCGGCTACACGATCCGGTGA
- a CDS encoding TolC family protein → MTPQSPAAPHTRRQTRACLTRVALVLLGSLASPSALAQPMPAAPPALSPSALAPPLTPPAPAVTGAILLDETTVAAMALRTHPSVDASRAALGAARAAATGADLARIPELDLSARYTRLSRIPAEYTTLGGLVFPQLLDSLGARAQLTLQLTDTFLGLAATARAAGHDASAAALKLVATRAQVAYDARLAFLDYWSRSLALVNATELLRAAESNATDQRRRKATGTVAPNDVLPFETALDDAAMNLERARGDLAAAEATLRIYIPDLVGKPLAVRPLPSIPEGAPPPATPKPTTMPPRLAALEHQARAADARTDSASLSRLPRLTLYGAADISAPSPRVFVLDRLVAIPTWEVGARLEWSLSQATVGSARTAQARHEHRALVARLAAARLTLDAEREATRRLLEAAHARLQRARDRVDHATELAHARRGELDAGTALPLDVVLAETDLVRARNEHIAAHVERAMSRAKLDFLDGRTDFTPPNARPNAPPKGTP, encoded by the coding sequence GTGACCCCGCAGTCCCCTGCTGCCCCCCACACACGACGGCAGACCCGCGCATGCCTCACGCGCGTCGCCCTCGTACTCCTCGGCAGCCTCGCGTCTCCCTCGGCCCTCGCCCAGCCCATGCCCGCCGCGCCTCCCGCGTTGTCCCCCTCGGCCCTCGCCCCGCCCCTCACCCCACCGGCGCCTGCCGTCACCGGGGCCATCCTCCTCGACGAGACCACCGTCGCCGCCATGGCCCTGCGCACCCACCCCAGCGTCGACGCCTCCAGGGCTGCCCTCGGTGCCGCCCGCGCCGCCGCCACCGGCGCCGACCTCGCCCGCATCCCCGAACTCGACCTCTCCGCCCGCTACACCCGCTTGAGCCGCATCCCCGCGGAGTACACCACCCTCGGCGGCCTGGTCTTCCCGCAGCTCCTCGACAGCCTCGGCGCCCGCGCCCAGCTCACGCTCCAGCTCACCGACACCTTCCTCGGCCTCGCCGCGACGGCGCGGGCCGCTGGCCACGACGCCAGCGCCGCCGCCCTCAAGCTCGTCGCCACCCGCGCCCAGGTCGCGTACGACGCCCGCCTCGCCTTCCTCGACTACTGGAGCCGCTCCCTCGCCCTCGTCAACGCCACCGAGCTGCTCCGCGCCGCCGAGAGCAACGCCACCGACCAGCGACGACGCAAGGCCACCGGCACCGTCGCCCCCAACGACGTCCTCCCCTTCGAGACCGCCCTCGACGACGCCGCCATGAACCTCGAGCGCGCCCGCGGCGACCTCGCCGCCGCCGAGGCGACCTTGCGCATCTACATCCCCGACCTCGTGGGCAAGCCCCTCGCCGTCCGCCCCTTGCCAAGCATCCCCGAAGGCGCCCCTCCGCCCGCCACCCCGAAGCCCACCACCATGCCCCCTCGGCTGGCTGCCCTCGAACACCAGGCCCGCGCCGCGGACGCCCGCACCGACAGCGCCTCCCTTTCCCGGCTCCCCCGCCTCACCCTCTACGGCGCCGCCGACATCAGCGCCCCCAGCCCCCGCGTCTTCGTCCTCGACCGCCTCGTCGCCATCCCCACCTGGGAGGTCGGCGCCCGCCTCGAATGGTCCCTCTCCCAGGCCACCGTCGGGAGCGCGCGCACCGCCCAGGCCCGGCACGAGCACCGCGCCCTCGTCGCCCGCCTCGCCGCGGCCCGCCTCACCCTGGACGCCGAGCGCGAGGCCACCCGCCGCCTCCTCGAAGCCGCCCACGCCCGCCTCCAGCGCGCCCGCGACCGCGTGGACCACGCCACCGAACTGGCCCACGCCCGCCGCGGCGAACTCGACGCAGGCACCGCCCTCCCCCTCGACGTCGTGCTCGCCGAGACCGACCTCGTCCGCGCCCGCAACGAGCACATCGCTGCCCACGTCGAGCGCGCCATGAGCCGCGCCAAGCTCGACTTCCTCGACGGCCGCACCGACTTCACGCCGCCGAACGCGCGACCGAACGCCCCCCCGAAGGGAACCCCGTGA